In Mobula hypostoma chromosome 10, sMobHyp1.1, whole genome shotgun sequence, a single genomic region encodes these proteins:
- the LOC134353003 gene encoding uncharacterized protein LOC134353003 isoform X3, whose protein sequence is MERNREAASIYQHIHVHLQGGAPWGFTLKGGLEHGEPLTISKIEDGGKAALSKKLQVGDEIINISGSPLYGSRQEALILIKGSFRALKMVVKRRTGPGIRPYTWHLAKSSEAQPEATTMPYSSGSLSLSWHSGYDSNDFPMQWDQLALHHSLDQRSSFGSMDSLDQPNQNCDQSTYPNKRDSAYSSFSASSNTSDYTVSSSMKTDESASLDSILHSLGPWLPAKYGDAQYLQSGSEGGEPLAEEQLCSHCGKRSSEGDNVPPSHVLDESAPDSTSSAPPPPPVRRESFVATKARSASMCLTNSEALAAKNLLLHRGRWTSETLLAIKNRDSEGESYCVPNCSTSPSQYSSKSMSSHCPIECCCLLRQQPRLYCHSHRHSEEMISHENVTLPRKSVQYLMGQLNSCNLIDSSFVASQYQNTNRMGQNEKLTLNVHRHSAPERLLSVQLLPQMISDCNKNGIQCNQERGEWPSSISTPQHGYQSNAGRPYKALDKIDTSFEEQIKEDPLRSECILKEKEQETDGSSYSHCIDSQDLSSSCKTQLSQTSCKGATAETIANQQEPPTPSDKMSEIGSASSSSHVLEIENEIFRNARLSSSKVARMRRKSDRFATNLRNEIQMKKAQLQKNRSGVALLQMEETSEEMSDSRERPSTSYTCITDGSEANDRAEETTNTKTETTSSNKNLDNTSEDHKAGSMYFCSLASNPNISPNKCKTEIDALSKTVERKTAQNSCGSDLRRWTSENKLESQNKMIKEIGADEVKPCTVPLLQEPDTSPLMPFAERRRFFEETSKIFSGSDSCNSVGPQSKSNSLGRCKSHHLCNKLHVHQRDDLRQSPEEKFHHSTGRVDQCPEKYTVCSFRDMEKQKYNNQGEKQCEQKCDNLEPLKPNISRTLKKHCVSHVRQIQHAAGDLSIRYQDFHSVNIHLEEPHSTTRFEQMPATLTKGYPVEKLDQTEIINRKFSSPERETEVQTLSNVQEACSESNSKENLNNDRNRLPRNPREEISWESPSPSTTLPLKYPENSPHSPEREEGVCNCTTHRMVCESPDVLKSEGEKHDLEACSYDDLSANKKKKKSPPQRPPPPDWGKYRLQKLSQSETIDLGKQPSQCKSSDLETHNPRNLPQHESPVANKSRFGRPPQHELENLEKGQKESRCELPDLEKYQARKLPHHELEDLEKCQFKKVIQNELPDLEKLQPQKSPQRELLNVNKYRSRSLGQHEIPDVDKFPPQKHSQHELPDVERYSSRKLSQHELPDMDRYPARKMSEHELLDVERYSSRKLSQHELPDMDRYPAWKMSQHELPDMERYPPRKLSQHELTDVERIPPRKLSQHELPDMERYPPRKLSQHELTDVERIPPRKLSQHELPDMERYPPRKLSQHELTDVERIPPRKLSQHELPDMERYPPRKLSQHELTDVERIPPRKLSQHELPDMERYPPRKLSQHELTDVERIPPRKLSLHELPDMERYPPRKMSLHELSDVERYPPRKMSLHELPDMERYPPRKLSQHELSDMDRYLSHNELPDLDKCPLRKPCHHELLDMGKIPSRKLCKHELPEIEKYQSQTLSEHELRDLHKYHSRKLSLHELPDLEKYQFRKLSLRELPDLDKYRLQRDAQYELDPMLISEPTSMSWKRSEPLTEREAWAYSDLSPNTGSAVDTATQYSHPSQICTEYSTGFQYRNQKIMDSMGAAISRGGRNWPFENNIPQTMNEVDLGCQRCGESYSSIISRQGERWEDSEIYIKPVNRSQRNIIRRPSWDPGEGIETVRCCPDVKSRPPTELTSEELVRDIAGKDQSLADILDPNSKMKSALDVMGGIFPESKEELSQARERKKRNPLQLSLNINSEKVSLPATSSTMIGSTTCSTYYSTSAAKAELLNKMKDLPKMAEDCMEEDEEEEEDNKLIEKKQQLICSLSRKLSVLHEAQKSLLEDISANCALGEEAERMVNNVCKPNEFDKYRMFIGDLDKVVNLLLSLSGRLARVENALNNLDPDANEEERHALNEKKKQLTAQLEEAKELKEHVDRRERAVHDILVKHLSEDELQDYTHFVKMKSALIIEQRELEDKIRLGEEQLKCLRESLSYGACKDNI, encoded by the exons AAGAACTGGTCCTGGGATAAGACCTTACACATGGCACTTGGCCAAGTCATCAGAGGCACAGCCTGAGGCCACTACGATGCCCTATTCATCAGGGTCTCTCAGTTTGTCATGGCATTCGGGATATGATTCCAA CGACTTTCCTATGCAGTGGGATCAACTAGCTCTCCATCATAGCTTGGATCAAAGGAGCTCATTTGGAAGTATGGACAGCCTTGACCAACCCAACCAAAATTGTGATCAAAGCACATACCctaacaaaagagattctgcctACAGCTCATTTTCCGCAAGCTCTAATACCTCTGACTACACAGTTTCATCATCAATGAAGACTGATGAGTCTGCTTCCCTGGACAGTATATTGCATAGTTTGGGACCATGGTTACCAGCGAAGTATGGAGATGCCCAGTATTTGCAAAGCGGAAGTGAAGGTGGGGAACCACTGGCTGAAGAACAGTTATGTTCTCACTGTGGAAAGAGGTCATCTGAAGGAGACAATGTGCCACCATCCCATGTGCTTGATGAAAGTGCTCCAGATTCTACCAGCTCAGCTCCTCCCCCGCCACCTGTTCGCAGGGAAAGTTTTGTGGCAACTAAAGCCCGCTCTGCATCTATGTGTTTGACAAATTCTGAGGCACTTGCAGCAAAAAATTTGCTGCTTCATCGTGGAAGGTGGACTTCTGAAACCTTGTTAGCAATAAAAAATAGAGATTCTGAGGGAGAATCTTATTGTGTTCCCAATTGCTCTACTAGCCCTTCCCAGTACTCTAGTAAATCCATGTCTAGTCATTGTCCAATAGAGTGTTGTTGTTTGCTAAGGCAACAACCAAGGCTTTACTGTCATTCTCATAGGCACAGTGAAGAAATGATTTCACATGAAAATGTAACACTTCCTAGAAAATCTGTCCAGTATTTGATGGGGCAGTTGAATTCATGCAACTTAATTGATTCGTCCTTTGTTGCCAGTCAATACCAGAACACAAACCGAATGGGTCAAAATGAAAAATTAACTTTGAATGTACATAGACACAGTGCACCTGAGAGGTTGTTATCAGTGCAACTACTTCCACAAATGATTTCAGATTGTAAtaaaaatggaatacagtgtaatcAGGAAAGAGGTGAATGGCCCAGTAGTATATCAACACCTCAGCATGGATATCAGTCCAATGCTGGGCGTCCTTATAAAGCTTTAGACAAAATTGATACTTCATTTGAAGAACAGATAAAAGAGGATCCATTGAGGTCTGAATGTATACTGAAGGAAAAGGAACAAGAAACTGATGGTTCTTCCTACAGTCACTGTATAGATAGTCAAGATCTATCTTCATCTTGCAAGACGCAACTCAGTCAAACGAGCTGCAAAGGTGCAACTGCTGAAACGATAGCCAATCAACAGGAACCTCCAACCCCGTCGGATAAAATGAGTGAAATTGGAAGCGCATCCTCAAGTAGTCATGTTTTGGAAATAGAGAATGAAATTTTCCGAAATGCCCGGTTATCAAGTTCCAAAGTAGCAAGAATGCGGCGAAAAAGTGATCGCTTTGCCACAAATTTGCGTAATGAGATACAAATGAAGAAAGCTCAGCTCCAGAAGAACAGGAGTGGTGTTGCACTGCTGCAGATGGAAGAAACTTCAGAAGAAATGAGTGACTCAAGAGAGAGGCCATCCACTTCCTATACTTGCATAACCGATGGGTCTGAAGCCAATGACAGAGCAGAAGAAACGACCAACACAAAGACAGAGACCACAAGTTCCAATAAAAACCTGGATAACACGTCTGAAGATCATAAAGCTGGAAGTATGTATTTTTGTTCATTGGCCAGCAACCCCAATATTTCACCaaacaaatgtaaaacagaaataGATGCACTATCCAAAACTGTTGAACGGAAGACTGCACAGAATTCTTGCGGCAGTGACCTAAGGAGGTGGACATCAGAAAATAAGCTGGAGTCTCAAAATAAGATGATAAAGGAAATTGGGGCAGATGAGGTAAAACCATGTACAGTGCCATTGTTGCAAGAACCAGATACCTCCCCATTGATGCCTTTTGCAGAGAGGAGAAGATTCTTTGAAGAAACTAGTAAAATCTTCTCTGGATCTGATTCTTGTAATTCGGTAGGGCCCCAGAGTAAATCAAATTCATTAGGAAGGTGTAAAAGTCATCATTTATGCAATAAGTTGCACGTTCATCAACGTGATGATCTGAGGCAATCTCCTGAGGAAAAGTTCCATCATTCCACAGGCAGGGTTGATCAGTGCCCTGAGAAATATACTGTTTGTTCATTTAGAGATATGGAGAAACAAAAGTACAACAATCAAGGGGAGAAACAATGTGAACAGAAATGTGACAATTTAGAGCCACTCAAACCAAATATATCACGCACTTTGAAAAAGCATTGTGTGTCCCATGTTCGGCAAATACAACATGCTGCTGGAGATCTATCCATACGTTATCAGGATTTCCATTCAGTTAACATTCACCTCGAAGAACCTCACTCGACAACGAGGTTCGAGCAGATGCCAGCCACTTTAACTAAG GGATATCCGGTGGAAAAACTGGATCAGACTGAGATAATAAACAGGAAGTTTTCTTCACCAGAAAG AGAAACAGAGGTGCAAACTCTAAGCAATGTTCAAGAAGCATGTTCTGAATCAAACTCAAAAGAGAATCTCAATAATGACCGAAATAGGCTGCCAAGGAAcccaagagaagaaatttcttgggAATCGCCCAGCCCATCTACTACATTACCTTTGAAATATCCTGAAAATTCCCCACACTCTCCCGAAAGAGAAGAAGGAGTTTGCAACTGTACCACTCACCGTATGGTTTGTGAATCACCAGATGTATTGAAGTCTGAAGGAGAGAAACATGATCTTGAGGCATGTAGCTATGATGATTTATCTgccaacaaaaaaaagaaaaagtctCCACCACAGAGGCCACCACCACCAGACTGGGGgaaatacagattacagaaactGTCTCAGAGTGAAACAATAGATTTGGGAAAACAACCATCGCAATGCAAATCATCAGATTTGGAAACACATAATCCTAGGAATTTGCCTCAACATGAATCTCCAGTTGCAAACAAGAGTCGGTTTGGGAGACCACCTCAACACGAGTTGGAGAATTTGGAAAAGGGCCAGAAAGAATCTAGATGTGAATTGCCGGATTTGGAAAAATACCAGGCCAGGAAACTACCCCATCATGAATTGGAGGACTTAGAAAAGTGCCAGTTCAAGAAAGTGATCCAAAATGAGTTGCCAGATTTGGAAAAGTTGCAGCCCCAGAAATCACCTCAACGTGAATTGCTAAATGTAAACAAGTACCGATCTAGAAGTCTGGGCCAACATGAAATACCAGATGTAGACAAGTTTCCACCCCAGAAACACTCCCAGCATGAATTGCCAGACGTGGAGAGGTATTCATCCCGGAAACTCTCCCAGCATGAATTGCCGGACATGGACAGATATCCGGCCCGGAAGATGTCCGAACATGAATTGCTGGACGTGGAGAGGTATTCATCCCGGAAACTCTCCCAGCATGAATTGCCAGACATGGACAGATATCCGGCCTGGAAGATGTCCCAACATGAATTGCCAGACATGGAGAGGTATCCACCCCGGAAGCTGTCCCAACATGAATtgacagatgtggaaaggattccACCCCGGAAGCTGTCCCAACATGAATTGCCGGACATGGAGAGGTATCCACCCCGGAAGCTGTCCCAACATGAATtgacagatgtggaaaggattccACCCCGGAAACTGTCCCAACATGAATTGCCAGACATGGAGAGGTATCCACCCCGGAAGCTGTCCCAACATGAATtgacagatgtggaaaggattccACCCCGGAAGCTGTCCCAACATGAATTGCCGGACATGGAGAGGTATCCACCCCGGAAGCTGTCCCAACATGAATtgacagatgtggaaaggattccACCCCGGAAACTGTCCCAACATGAATTGCCAGACATGGAGAGGTATCCACCCCGGAAGCTGTCCCAACATGAATtaacagatgtggaaaggattccACCCCGAAAACTGTCCCTGCATGAATTGCCGGACATGGAGAGGTATCCACCCCGGAAAATGTCCCTGCATGAATTGTCGGACGTGGAGAGGTATCCACCCCGGAAAATGTCCCTGCATGAATTGCCGGACATGGAGAGGTATCCACCCCGGAAACTCTCCCAGCATGAGTTGTCAGACATGGACAGGTATCTGTCCCACAATGAATTGCCGGATTTGGACAAATGTCCACTCCGGAAACCATGCCATCATGAATTGTTGGATATGGGCAAAATTCCATCTCGTAAACTATGCAAACATGAACTGCCAGAAATCGAGAAGTACCAGAGCCAAACACTGTCAGAACATGAATTGCGAGATTTACACAAATACCATTCCCGGAAACTTTCCCTGCATGAATTGCCAGATTTGGAAAAATACCAGTTCAGGAAACTATCCTTGCGTGAATTGCCAGATTTGGATAAATATCGGTTACAGAGAGATGCTCAGTATGAATTGGATCCTATGTTAATCTCAGAGCCCACATCAATGAGCTGGAAAAGGTCAGAACCATTGACTGAGAGGGAAGCGTGGGCTTATTCAGATCTCTCTCCAAATACTGGCTCAGCTGTGGACACCGCAACACAATATTCCCATCCATCACAAATCTGTACAGAGTACTCAACAGGCTTTCAGTACAG AAATCAAAAAATAATGGATTCAATGGGAGCAGCAATATCcagaggaggaagaaactggcCTTTTGAAAACAACATTCCACAAACAATGAATGAAGTCGATCTGGGTTGTCAGCGATGTGGGGAGTCGTACTCAAGTATTATCAGCAGGCAAGGTGAAAGGTGGGAAGATTCAGAAATTTACATAAAACCTGTCAACAGatcacaaagaaacattataagAAGACCCTCTTGGGATCCTGGAGAAGGAATTGAGACAGTGAGGTGCTGTCCAGATGTAAAGAGCAGACCTCCCACTGAGTTGACTTCAGAGGAATTAGTGAGAGATATTGCAGGGAAAGACCAATCTCTGGCAGACATTCTGGATCCAAACTCGAAAATGAAGAGCGCTTTGGATGTGATGGGTGGAATCTTTCCAGAAAGCAAAGAGGAGCTGTCGCAGGCACGTGAGCGCAAGAAACGGAATCCACTACAGTTGAGTCTGAATATTAACTCCGAGAA GGTTTCACTGCCGGCTACCTCTTCAACAATGATTGGCTCCACTACTTGTTCCACCTACTACAGCACATCTGCTGCCAAGGCTGAGCTACTGAATAAGATGAAGGACCTTCCCAAAATGGCAGAAGACTGTATGGAAGAggatgaggaagaggaagaagacaACAAGTTGATAGAAAAAAAG CAACAATTGATCTGCAGTCTTAGCAGGAAACTCAGTGTATTGCATGAAGCCCAGAAGAGCCTCTTAGAAGACATCAGTGCAAACTGTGCCCTGGGGGAAGAAGCAGAAAGAATGGTGAACAATGTCTGCAAACCAAATGAGTTTGATAAGTACCGAATGTTCATTGGGGATCTGGATAAGGTCGtgaatctcttactgtctctctcGGGTCGTCTTGCAAGAGTGGAAAATGCCTTAAATAATTTGGATCCTGATGCAAACGAGGAAGAAAGG